In the Fimbriimonadaceae bacterium genome, TCGTTGATCTCGAATACGTCGATGCCTTCCACGACAACATCGCGTCCGTTGTTGCCTCGTCCGCGGCCTGTGAATTTGACCGCCGCGCGGTTGCCCGTGATGAAGACATGATCCGCTGTCAGCTCGATGGTTTGGAACAGGTCGAGCACGCCGCGAATAAATTGACCTAGCGCCGCATGCCCCTGTAGTGGCGTCGGTGCTCCCGGTTCGT is a window encoding:
- a CDS encoding nuclear transport factor 2 family protein, which produces MTVETIPAAVQQYFAAIGKKDADSWVGCFDEKGISYEPGAPTPLQGHAALGQFIRGVLDLFQTIELTADHVFITGNRAAVKFTGRGRGNNGRDVVVEGIDVFEINENGNIQTMWGYWNPAAMMKQLQG